In the genome of Gloeotrichia echinulata CP02, one region contains:
- a CDS encoding Fur family transcriptional regulator: MQKPAISTQPIRSLEDALERCQVLGMRVSRQRRFILELLWQANEHLSAREIYDRLNHQGKEIGHTSVYQNLEALSSQGIIECIEHCDGRLYGNISDSHSHVNCIDTNQILDVHIKLPEDFIRQVEQQTGVQITDYTINFYGYRNSSEKGTED; the protein is encoded by the coding sequence ATGCAAAAACCAGCGATATCTACACAACCAATTCGTTCTCTGGAAGATGCTCTGGAGCGGTGTCAAGTGCTGGGTATGCGCGTTAGTCGCCAACGGCGCTTTATTCTAGAACTACTTTGGCAAGCGAATGAACATCTATCTGCTAGAGAGATTTACGATCGCTTGAACCACCAAGGTAAAGAGATAGGTCACACCTCTGTCTATCAAAATTTAGAAGCATTATCTAGTCAGGGCATCATTGAATGTATTGAACACTGTGATGGTCGTTTATATGGTAACATTAGTGATTCCCACAGTCACGTAAATTGTATTGATACTAATCAAATCCTCGACGTTCATATAAAATTACCAGAAGATTTTATTCGCCAAGTTGAACAACAAACTGGAGTGCAGATTACTGACTACACTATTAATTTTTATGGCTACCGCAATTCGTCAGAAAAAGGGACTGAGGACTAG
- a CDS encoding CRR6 family NdhI maturation factor, translating into MTITIAINTDAINNLELSPASTVIEQLLQPGAASHEQQLHFEINYDLEAGDPRELSEIPEVRLWFVRLDAKYPWLPFLLDWKAGEFARYTAMLVPHQFSSQEGIQYNPEALEIYLMHKIFILSDWLKQQSIPSASRLKSMAQMLGYELEDAFFELF; encoded by the coding sequence ATGACAATCACGATCGCCATCAATACTGATGCCATTAACAATCTAGAACTGTCGCCTGCGTCAACAGTGATTGAGCAATTGCTACAACCGGGAGCCGCATCCCACGAACAGCAATTGCACTTTGAGATAAACTATGATTTGGAAGCAGGCGATCCACGCGAACTCTCAGAAATTCCAGAAGTGCGGCTGTGGTTTGTCCGTCTGGATGCTAAATACCCCTGGTTGCCATTTTTACTCGATTGGAAAGCTGGGGAATTTGCCCGTTATACCGCAATGCTTGTACCGCATCAGTTTAGTTCTCAGGAGGGTATTCAGTATAATCCCGAAGCCTTAGAAATATATTTGATGCACAAAATTTTTATTTTGAGTGATTGGTTGAAGCAACAAAGCATTCCCAGTGCATCACGACTCAAGTCAATGGCACAAATGCTAGGTTATGAATTGGAGGATGCTTTCTTTGAGCTATTTTAA
- a CDS encoding glycosyltransferase family 9 protein, whose protein sequence is MRVVALVPGGIGDQILLFPTLDDLKRYYPNAQIDVVVAPRSKSAYRVSKSVHDVLSFDFGDRNSLADWGNLVGIIRDREYDVAITTDQSWWVGLLLWLTGIPTRIGYKGKGSVFLTNPIPLNPSQYRAALYHDLLQPLDINSPTPELTVNIPKTDIEWAQKQQKRLELHETGYILISDGASDLSHAQGWDTIYPVENWQQIIQDIQVKQPDLPVVLLKQGDNDEFVRSLLESGLDIKVISPDDIGKLAAIIGGASLMLSTDSATLQLSVAVQTYTIALFGLTNPAQLLPKSDKFLAIKSPNGKMADITPKAVLEKIWGG, encoded by the coding sequence ATGCGAGTAGTAGCTCTTGTACCTGGCGGAATTGGCGACCAAATTCTTTTGTTTCCGACTCTAGATGACCTGAAGCGCTATTACCCAAACGCTCAGATAGATGTCGTCGTCGCACCCCGATCAAAATCTGCTTATCGGGTGAGTAAGTCTGTTCATGATGTTTTGAGCTTTGATTTCGGTGATCGTAATAGTCTGGCAGATTGGGGTAATCTGGTGGGGATAATTCGCGATCGCGAGTATGATGTCGCCATTACTACTGACCAAAGTTGGTGGGTGGGTCTTTTGCTCTGGTTAACGGGAATTCCCACACGCATTGGCTACAAAGGTAAAGGATCTGTTTTTCTGACGAATCCTATCCCTTTGAACCCATCCCAGTATCGGGCGGCTTTGTACCACGACCTCCTGCAGCCATTAGATATTAACTCTCCTACCCCAGAGTTAACTGTAAATATACCAAAAACAGATATTGAGTGGGCACAAAAGCAACAAAAACGCCTAGAACTGCATGAAACAGGTTACATCTTGATTTCTGATGGTGCTAGCGATTTATCCCATGCTCAAGGTTGGGATACAATTTACCCTGTCGAAAATTGGCAGCAAATTATTCAAGATATCCAAGTCAAACAACCAGATTTACCTGTAGTCCTTCTCAAGCAAGGCGATAATGATGAGTTTGTGCGATCGCTTTTAGAGTCTGGTTTGGATATCAAGGTGATTTCACCAGATGATATCGGCAAATTGGCGGCGATTATTGGCGGGGCAAGTTTAATGTTGTCTACCGACAGTGCTACACTCCAGTTGAGCGTAGCAGTTCAAACCTACACCATTGCCCTATTTGGTCTGACAAATCCAGCGCAGTTGCTGCCAAAAAGTGATAAATTCTTGGCGATTAAATCCCCTAATGGCAAAATGGCAGACATTACACCTAAAGCCGTTTTAGAAAAAATCTGGGGTGGCTAA
- the ispD gene encoding 2-C-methyl-D-erythritol 4-phosphate cytidylyltransferase: protein MYLLIPAAGIGRRMGSDRNKLLLSVRSQPIIAWTLKAAAAANSISWIGIISQPTDWEDFKLIIADLNLTKPVEFILGGATRQESVYNGLQALPTEAEQVLIHDGARCLATPDLFNSCAEAIRHCPGLIAAVPVKDTIKVVDSNGIIQSTPDRRQLWAAQTPQGFDVKLLKQCHAEGVRQGWEVTDDAALFEKCGIPVQIVPGEETNLKVTTPQDLALAKFILTSRGE from the coding sequence GTGTATTTACTAATTCCAGCGGCCGGGATAGGACGGAGAATGGGCAGTGATCGCAATAAACTCTTACTAAGCGTGCGATCGCAACCAATTATTGCTTGGACTCTTAAAGCCGCAGCAGCGGCAAATAGCATCAGTTGGATTGGGATTATTTCCCAACCTACCGACTGGGAGGACTTCAAGCTCATTATCGCTGATTTAAACCTCACTAAACCAGTAGAGTTTATTCTTGGCGGCGCTACCCGACAAGAATCAGTTTACAATGGCTTGCAGGCCTTGCCCACAGAGGCAGAGCAAGTATTAATTCACGATGGGGCTAGATGTCTAGCTACACCCGATTTATTTAACTCATGCGCCGAAGCGATTCGTCATTGTCCTGGATTAATCGCCGCAGTCCCTGTCAAAGACACGATTAAAGTTGTCGATAGCAATGGCATAATTCAAAGTACACCCGACCGACGCCAATTGTGGGCAGCACAAACCCCTCAAGGATTTGATGTTAAGTTATTGAAACAATGCCATGCCGAAGGCGTTCGTCAAGGGTGGGAAGTCACAGATGATGCGGCTTTGTTTGAAAAGTGCGGTATCCCAGTGCAAATCGTCCCCGGAGAAGAGACAAACTTAAAAGTCACCACTCCACAAGATTTAGCCCTGGCCAAATTTATCCTCACAAGTCGAGGAGAGTGA
- a CDS encoding tetratricopeptide repeat protein: MMRFEPKNPIIYYNRGLVYFSLKNMQNAENDFKKAAELFQQQGNDSYYQNILNEIRTMQR; encoded by the coding sequence GTGATGCGCTTTGAACCCAAAAATCCGATAATCTACTACAACCGAGGTCTTGTATATTTTTCTCTTAAAAATATGCAAAATGCCGAGAATGACTTCAAAAAAGCCGCAGAACTTTTTCAACAACAGGGTAATGACAGTTATTACCAAAATATTCTCAATGAAATTAGAACTATGCAACGTTAG
- a CDS encoding IS1634 family transposase: MNYQKEEIESKNIDHLGIIAGIIDEIGIAEKINEIFSIDSREKVNTGEVVKAIILNGLGFVSRPLYLFPDFFKDKAIEHLIGDGIKAEDLNDDKLGRVMDKLYKYGLTKLFLIIALDVVKKYGIVTKYSHLDSTSLHLHGEYKNSPNNLDKELRISGENPIIITQGYSRDHRPDLKQCILDLIVSSDGDIPLFFRGASGNESDKAVFAHILVEYDKQIDFESIMVADSALYSESNLKLMSNIRWISRVPLSIKRAKNLVKAFITKELKSSDIKGYSYQEEKVSYAGIEQRWLLIESAERKKADTKKLTQKISEEFLKINKQLVKLEKEEFEQKSLAELKIKELGAKLKYHQISDREISERLKKGQIVVDQVKGKLIENQELITKHQNSCGRFILATNILDPTKLEPTEILKIYKEQQSTERGFRFIKDPLFFADSLFVKNPERVETMMMLMALCLLVYNLGQRQLRMALKTQKATVKNQLNKPTESPTLRWMFQCFQGIHLLIRQGVLMVLNLTESHCRILQFLPNTCQKYYLLC; the protein is encoded by the coding sequence ATGAATTACCAAAAAGAAGAAATTGAGAGTAAAAACATAGATCACTTAGGAATAATAGCAGGAATAATAGATGAGATAGGAATAGCAGAAAAAATCAATGAGATATTTTCGATAGATAGTAGAGAGAAAGTAAACACAGGAGAAGTAGTCAAAGCAATCATTCTCAATGGACTAGGTTTTGTATCAAGACCATTATATTTATTCCCAGATTTTTTTAAAGATAAAGCCATAGAACATTTAATAGGAGATGGAATAAAAGCAGAAGATTTAAATGACGACAAACTAGGCAGAGTCATGGATAAGCTCTATAAATATGGATTAACAAAATTGTTCCTCATCATTGCCTTAGATGTAGTAAAGAAATATGGAATAGTCACGAAATATTCCCATTTAGACTCTACCTCATTACATTTACATGGAGAATATAAAAATAGCCCGAATAATCTAGACAAAGAACTAAGAATAAGCGGAGAAAATCCAATTATAATTACACAGGGATATTCTCGTGACCATAGACCGGACTTAAAACAATGTATATTAGATTTAATAGTAAGTAGTGATGGAGATATACCCTTATTCTTCAGAGGAGCATCAGGAAACGAATCAGATAAAGCAGTATTCGCTCACATCTTAGTAGAATATGACAAGCAAATAGATTTTGAAAGTATCATGGTGGCTGACAGTGCATTATATAGCGAAAGTAATTTAAAATTAATGTCAAATATTAGATGGATAAGTCGAGTACCTTTATCTATTAAAAGAGCCAAGAATCTGGTAAAAGCATTCATAACTAAAGAACTGAAATCAAGTGATATTAAAGGATATAGCTATCAAGAAGAAAAAGTATCTTACGCTGGAATAGAGCAAAGATGGTTATTAATTGAAAGCGCCGAAAGAAAAAAAGCAGATACCAAGAAATTAACCCAAAAAATATCAGAGGAGTTTCTGAAAATTAATAAACAATTAGTCAAGTTAGAAAAAGAAGAATTTGAACAAAAATCTTTGGCAGAATTAAAAATTAAAGAACTGGGAGCAAAATTAAAATATCATCAAATATCGGACAGAGAAATTAGCGAGAGATTAAAGAAAGGACAAATAGTAGTTGATCAAGTCAAAGGTAAATTAATAGAAAATCAGGAGTTAATCACAAAACATCAAAATTCTTGTGGTCGATTTATTTTAGCAACGAATATTTTAGATCCAACCAAATTAGAACCTACCGAAATATTGAAAATATATAAAGAACAGCAATCAACAGAGCGAGGATTTAGATTTATCAAAGACCCGTTATTTTTCGCCGATAGTCTTTTTGTGAAAAATCCAGAAAGAGTGGAGACAATGATGATGTTAATGGCATTGTGTCTTTTGGTTTATAATCTGGGGCAACGACAATTAAGAATGGCGTTAAAGACACAAAAGGCGACAGTTAAAAATCAACTGAATAAACCCACAGAATCTCCCACATTAAGGTGGATGTTTCAATGCTTTCAGGGCATTCATCTTCTTATTAGACAAGGAGTTCTTATGGTTCTTAACCTAACGGAGTCACATTGTAGAATACTGCAATTTCTACCTAATACTTGTCAAAAATATTATTTATTATGTTAG